Proteins from a genomic interval of Chelonoidis abingdonii isolate Lonesome George chromosome 7, CheloAbing_2.0, whole genome shotgun sequence:
- the MPL gene encoding thrombopoietin receptor isoform X2 produces MGAQLCQEQPLFLVAGLLLSLLTPALSPAPVTSEDVALLGEVSETIRCFSRSFEDLTCFWDEEEAEHGNHTYRFYYSYNGEKAKQCVLAVQRQSGGGRRYVCVFPSSHEVRLFTQLCICVLDTPGNQTKYSREVAVETVGLIAPPVNITVTWTGAAGELQVSWEPPATEYTELFIYEILYCIVGSMESPCRQVHSTRACVLHPLQPGAKYHIRIRTKPDGLSLDGFWGPWSQAVTAETPHSSGDIGLRCFTSDLQWVQCEWTWDSADSNGSHSLFYRSQGSSDASRGQAWQRCQEHNVRPQNTHACMFQPRNDSDIFILVNISRGHPEPVLSYFGEPFRMHQAVLTSPPRILQANISGGQLKLQWAPPEEELAEYMVYQIRYSVENSLDWKVLQIQHAANSETLDLRAGPCYLLQVRAKPNGQQLQGFWSAWSETIVVEAPSGAGGKDTGEPDAFTASFSVPGWIILSLTITLLFFLGLLGLRCSFPSVYSSVKQKLWPPAPDLHRVLGTFLTDSKQQQANTSFYNKPLEDVILPCLLEVLSERKGAETPPEPTLLKTACPGSGIPEGPEDEDASNLSSPHQDYMVLHPSSPTGSRYENEYLDNRGEGDDIYLRGLAVLLLHVPDAHSELRQDRAEIQHNPQVPSRLQAEHVPLGRPVDSEEEDWECPCSRKQSMSTTDISNQSYLLMRSWEQQPFL; encoded by the exons ATGGGGGCCCAGCTGTGTCAAGAACAGCCCCTTTTCTTGGTAGCTGGACTCCTGCTCAGTCTCCTTACTCCTGCTTTGAGCCCTGCTCCGGTGACATCTGAAG ATGTGGCTCTCCTGGGAGAGGTTTCTGAGACCATTCGCTGCTTCTCCCGATCTTTTGAAGACCTCACTTGTTTCtgggatgaggaggaggcagagcatgGGAACCACACGTACCGCTTCTACTACTCCTACAATGG ggaGAAGGCCAAGCAGTGcgtgctggctgtgcagagaCAGAGTGGTGGCGGCAGACGTTACGTCTGCGTCTTCCCCAGCAGCCATGAGGTGCGGCTCTTCACACAGCTCTGCATCTGCGTGCTAGACACACCCGGCAACCAGACCAAGTATTCCCGGGAAGTCGCCGTGGAGACGGTTG GGCTCATTGCTCCCCCTGTGAATATAACGGTCACCTGGActggggcagctggggagctgcaggtgaGCTGGGAACCCCCAGCTACTGAATACACCGAGCTCTTCATCTATGAGATCCTCTACTGCATTGTGGGCTCCATGGAATCACCCTGCCGG CAGGTGCATAGCACCAGGGCATGTGtcctccaccccctgcagcccgggGCCAAGTACCACATCCGGATCCGCACCAAGCCAGATGGATTGTCCTTGGATGGATTCTGGGGCCCCTGGTCTCAGGCAGTGACTGCTGAAACACCCCACTCCTCAG GAGACATCGGGCTGCGCTGTTTCACCTCTGACCTGCAATGGGTGCAATGTGAGTGGACCTGGGATTCTGCAGATTCCAACGGCTCCCACAGCCTCTTCTATCGGTCCCAAGGGAGCAGTGATGCCTCCAG aGGCCAGGCTTGGCAGCGCTGTCAAGAACACAATGTAAGGCCCCAGAACACCCATGCCTGCATGTTCCAGCCCAGGAATGACAGTGACATCTTCATCTTGGTGAATATCTCTCGGGGGCACCCTGAACCTGTCCTCAGCTACTTTGGGGAGCCGTTCCGGATGCACCAGGCTG TGCTCACCAGCCCCCCAAGGATCTTGCAGGCCAACATCAGTGGTGGGCAGCTGAAGCTGCAGTGGGCCCCACCAGAGGAGGAATTGGCAGAGTACATGGTGTATCAGATCCGCTACTCGGTGGAGAACAGCCTGGACTGGAAG GTCCTGCAGATCCAGCACGCGGCCAACAGTGAGACCCTGGACCTGCGTGCTGGCCCCTGCTACCTCCTCCAGGTGCGAGCCAAGCCCAATGGGCAGCAGCTCCAGGGGTTCTGGAGTGCCTGGTCAGAGACCATCGTGGTGGAGGCCCCATCTGGAGCAG GCGGCAAGGACACTGGGGAGCCTGATGCATTCACTGCTTCCTTCTCTGTCCCCGGCTGGATAATACTGAGCCTGACCATCACACTGCTCTTCTTTCTGGGACTCCTGGGGCTGAGGTGCTCTTTTCCCTCTGTGTACAG CAGCGTGAAGCAAAAGCTCTGGCCTCCGGCCCCAGATCTGCATCGCGTCCTGGGCACTTTCCTCACtgacagcaagcagcagcag GCAAACACTTCATTCTATAACAAGCCCTTGGAAGATGTGATCCTACCCTGCCTCCTGGAAGTCCTTTCTGAGAGGAAGGGGGCTGAGActcccccagagcccaccctGCTGAAGACAGCATGCCCAGGGTCTGGCATCCCGGAGGGCCCTGAGGATGAAGACGCTAGCAATCTCTCCTCGCCCCATCAGGACTACATGGTGCTGCATCCCAGCAGCCCCACAGGCAGCCGCTACGAGAACGAGTACCTGGacaacagaggggaaggggatgaCATCTACCTTAGGGGTCTCGCTGTGCTCCTGCTCCATGTCCCAGATGCTCACTCAGAGCTCCGGCAGGACCGGGCTGAGATCCAGCACAACCCACAGGTGCCTAGCAGACTCCAGGCTGAACACGTGCCTTTAGGGAGGCCTGTGGACTCTGAGGAAGAGGACTGGGAGTGCCCATGCTCCAGGAAGCAGTCCATGTCCACTACAGACATTTCTAATCAGTCCTACCTGCTgatgagaagctgggagcagcagccctTCCTCTGA
- the MPL gene encoding thrombopoietin receptor isoform X1, which yields MGAQLCQEQPLFLVAGLLLSLLTPALSPAPVTSEDVALLGEVSETIRCFSRSFEDLTCFWDEEEAEHGNHTYRFYYSYNGEKAKQCVLAVQRQSGGGRRYVCVFPSSHEVRLFTQLCICVLDTPGNQTKYSREVAVETVGLIAPPVNITVTWTGAAGELQVSWEPPATEYTELFIYEILYCIVGSMESPCRKQVHSTRACVLHPLQPGAKYHIRIRTKPDGLSLDGFWGPWSQAVTAETPHSSGDIGLRCFTSDLQWVQCEWTWDSADSNGSHSLFYRSQGSSDASRGQAWQRCQEHNVRPQNTHACMFQPRNDSDIFILVNISRGHPEPVLSYFGEPFRMHQAVLTSPPRILQANISGGQLKLQWAPPEEELAEYMVYQIRYSVENSLDWKVLQIQHAANSETLDLRAGPCYLLQVRAKPNGQQLQGFWSAWSETIVVEAPSGAGGKDTGEPDAFTASFSVPGWIILSLTITLLFFLGLLGLRCSFPSVYSSVKQKLWPPAPDLHRVLGTFLTDSKQQQANTSFYNKPLEDVILPCLLEVLSERKGAETPPEPTLLKTACPGSGIPEGPEDEDASNLSSPHQDYMVLHPSSPTGSRYENEYLDNRGEGDDIYLRGLAVLLLHVPDAHSELRQDRAEIQHNPQVPSRLQAEHVPLGRPVDSEEEDWECPCSRKQSMSTTDISNQSYLLMRSWEQQPFL from the exons ATGGGGGCCCAGCTGTGTCAAGAACAGCCCCTTTTCTTGGTAGCTGGACTCCTGCTCAGTCTCCTTACTCCTGCTTTGAGCCCTGCTCCGGTGACATCTGAAG ATGTGGCTCTCCTGGGAGAGGTTTCTGAGACCATTCGCTGCTTCTCCCGATCTTTTGAAGACCTCACTTGTTTCtgggatgaggaggaggcagagcatgGGAACCACACGTACCGCTTCTACTACTCCTACAATGG ggaGAAGGCCAAGCAGTGcgtgctggctgtgcagagaCAGAGTGGTGGCGGCAGACGTTACGTCTGCGTCTTCCCCAGCAGCCATGAGGTGCGGCTCTTCACACAGCTCTGCATCTGCGTGCTAGACACACCCGGCAACCAGACCAAGTATTCCCGGGAAGTCGCCGTGGAGACGGTTG GGCTCATTGCTCCCCCTGTGAATATAACGGTCACCTGGActggggcagctggggagctgcaggtgaGCTGGGAACCCCCAGCTACTGAATACACCGAGCTCTTCATCTATGAGATCCTCTACTGCATTGTGGGCTCCATGGAATCACCCTGCCGG AAGCAGGTGCATAGCACCAGGGCATGTGtcctccaccccctgcagcccgggGCCAAGTACCACATCCGGATCCGCACCAAGCCAGATGGATTGTCCTTGGATGGATTCTGGGGCCCCTGGTCTCAGGCAGTGACTGCTGAAACACCCCACTCCTCAG GAGACATCGGGCTGCGCTGTTTCACCTCTGACCTGCAATGGGTGCAATGTGAGTGGACCTGGGATTCTGCAGATTCCAACGGCTCCCACAGCCTCTTCTATCGGTCCCAAGGGAGCAGTGATGCCTCCAG aGGCCAGGCTTGGCAGCGCTGTCAAGAACACAATGTAAGGCCCCAGAACACCCATGCCTGCATGTTCCAGCCCAGGAATGACAGTGACATCTTCATCTTGGTGAATATCTCTCGGGGGCACCCTGAACCTGTCCTCAGCTACTTTGGGGAGCCGTTCCGGATGCACCAGGCTG TGCTCACCAGCCCCCCAAGGATCTTGCAGGCCAACATCAGTGGTGGGCAGCTGAAGCTGCAGTGGGCCCCACCAGAGGAGGAATTGGCAGAGTACATGGTGTATCAGATCCGCTACTCGGTGGAGAACAGCCTGGACTGGAAG GTCCTGCAGATCCAGCACGCGGCCAACAGTGAGACCCTGGACCTGCGTGCTGGCCCCTGCTACCTCCTCCAGGTGCGAGCCAAGCCCAATGGGCAGCAGCTCCAGGGGTTCTGGAGTGCCTGGTCAGAGACCATCGTGGTGGAGGCCCCATCTGGAGCAG GCGGCAAGGACACTGGGGAGCCTGATGCATTCACTGCTTCCTTCTCTGTCCCCGGCTGGATAATACTGAGCCTGACCATCACACTGCTCTTCTTTCTGGGACTCCTGGGGCTGAGGTGCTCTTTTCCCTCTGTGTACAG CAGCGTGAAGCAAAAGCTCTGGCCTCCGGCCCCAGATCTGCATCGCGTCCTGGGCACTTTCCTCACtgacagcaagcagcagcag GCAAACACTTCATTCTATAACAAGCCCTTGGAAGATGTGATCCTACCCTGCCTCCTGGAAGTCCTTTCTGAGAGGAAGGGGGCTGAGActcccccagagcccaccctGCTGAAGACAGCATGCCCAGGGTCTGGCATCCCGGAGGGCCCTGAGGATGAAGACGCTAGCAATCTCTCCTCGCCCCATCAGGACTACATGGTGCTGCATCCCAGCAGCCCCACAGGCAGCCGCTACGAGAACGAGTACCTGGacaacagaggggaaggggatgaCATCTACCTTAGGGGTCTCGCTGTGCTCCTGCTCCATGTCCCAGATGCTCACTCAGAGCTCCGGCAGGACCGGGCTGAGATCCAGCACAACCCACAGGTGCCTAGCAGACTCCAGGCTGAACACGTGCCTTTAGGGAGGCCTGTGGACTCTGAGGAAGAGGACTGGGAGTGCCCATGCTCCAGGAAGCAGTCCATGTCCACTACAGACATTTCTAATCAGTCCTACCTGCTgatgagaagctgggagcagcagccctTCCTCTGA
- the MPL gene encoding thrombopoietin receptor isoform X3: MGAQLCQEQPLFLVAGLLLSLLTPALSPAPVTSEGLIAPPVNITVTWTGAAGELQVSWEPPATEYTELFIYEILYCIVGSMESPCRKQVHSTRACVLHPLQPGAKYHIRIRTKPDGLSLDGFWGPWSQAVTAETPHSSGDIGLRCFTSDLQWVQCEWTWDSADSNGSHSLFYRSQGSSDASRGQAWQRCQEHNVRPQNTHACMFQPRNDSDIFILVNISRGHPEPVLSYFGEPFRMHQAVLTSPPRILQANISGGQLKLQWAPPEEELAEYMVYQIRYSVENSLDWKVLQIQHAANSETLDLRAGPCYLLQVRAKPNGQQLQGFWSAWSETIVVEAPSGAGGKDTGEPDAFTASFSVPGWIILSLTITLLFFLGLLGLRCSFPSVYSSVKQKLWPPAPDLHRVLGTFLTDSKQQQANTSFYNKPLEDVILPCLLEVLSERKGAETPPEPTLLKTACPGSGIPEGPEDEDASNLSSPHQDYMVLHPSSPTGSRYENEYLDNRGEGDDIYLRGLAVLLLHVPDAHSELRQDRAEIQHNPQVPSRLQAEHVPLGRPVDSEEEDWECPCSRKQSMSTTDISNQSYLLMRSWEQQPFL, encoded by the exons ATGGGGGCCCAGCTGTGTCAAGAACAGCCCCTTTTCTTGGTAGCTGGACTCCTGCTCAGTCTCCTTACTCCTGCTTTGAGCCCTGCTCCGGTGACATCTGAAG GGCTCATTGCTCCCCCTGTGAATATAACGGTCACCTGGActggggcagctggggagctgcaggtgaGCTGGGAACCCCCAGCTACTGAATACACCGAGCTCTTCATCTATGAGATCCTCTACTGCATTGTGGGCTCCATGGAATCACCCTGCCGG AAGCAGGTGCATAGCACCAGGGCATGTGtcctccaccccctgcagcccgggGCCAAGTACCACATCCGGATCCGCACCAAGCCAGATGGATTGTCCTTGGATGGATTCTGGGGCCCCTGGTCTCAGGCAGTGACTGCTGAAACACCCCACTCCTCAG GAGACATCGGGCTGCGCTGTTTCACCTCTGACCTGCAATGGGTGCAATGTGAGTGGACCTGGGATTCTGCAGATTCCAACGGCTCCCACAGCCTCTTCTATCGGTCCCAAGGGAGCAGTGATGCCTCCAG aGGCCAGGCTTGGCAGCGCTGTCAAGAACACAATGTAAGGCCCCAGAACACCCATGCCTGCATGTTCCAGCCCAGGAATGACAGTGACATCTTCATCTTGGTGAATATCTCTCGGGGGCACCCTGAACCTGTCCTCAGCTACTTTGGGGAGCCGTTCCGGATGCACCAGGCTG TGCTCACCAGCCCCCCAAGGATCTTGCAGGCCAACATCAGTGGTGGGCAGCTGAAGCTGCAGTGGGCCCCACCAGAGGAGGAATTGGCAGAGTACATGGTGTATCAGATCCGCTACTCGGTGGAGAACAGCCTGGACTGGAAG GTCCTGCAGATCCAGCACGCGGCCAACAGTGAGACCCTGGACCTGCGTGCTGGCCCCTGCTACCTCCTCCAGGTGCGAGCCAAGCCCAATGGGCAGCAGCTCCAGGGGTTCTGGAGTGCCTGGTCAGAGACCATCGTGGTGGAGGCCCCATCTGGAGCAG GCGGCAAGGACACTGGGGAGCCTGATGCATTCACTGCTTCCTTCTCTGTCCCCGGCTGGATAATACTGAGCCTGACCATCACACTGCTCTTCTTTCTGGGACTCCTGGGGCTGAGGTGCTCTTTTCCCTCTGTGTACAG CAGCGTGAAGCAAAAGCTCTGGCCTCCGGCCCCAGATCTGCATCGCGTCCTGGGCACTTTCCTCACtgacagcaagcagcagcag GCAAACACTTCATTCTATAACAAGCCCTTGGAAGATGTGATCCTACCCTGCCTCCTGGAAGTCCTTTCTGAGAGGAAGGGGGCTGAGActcccccagagcccaccctGCTGAAGACAGCATGCCCAGGGTCTGGCATCCCGGAGGGCCCTGAGGATGAAGACGCTAGCAATCTCTCCTCGCCCCATCAGGACTACATGGTGCTGCATCCCAGCAGCCCCACAGGCAGCCGCTACGAGAACGAGTACCTGGacaacagaggggaaggggatgaCATCTACCTTAGGGGTCTCGCTGTGCTCCTGCTCCATGTCCCAGATGCTCACTCAGAGCTCCGGCAGGACCGGGCTGAGATCCAGCACAACCCACAGGTGCCTAGCAGACTCCAGGCTGAACACGTGCCTTTAGGGAGGCCTGTGGACTCTGAGGAAGAGGACTGGGAGTGCCCATGCTCCAGGAAGCAGTCCATGTCCACTACAGACATTTCTAATCAGTCCTACCTGCTgatgagaagctgggagcagcagccctTCCTCTGA